A single region of the Pararge aegeria chromosome 20, ilParAegt1.1, whole genome shotgun sequence genome encodes:
- the LOC120632774 gene encoding uncharacterized protein LOC120632774, producing MAKKIEFRDVSKGLQKLRDFLLGRKHVLHGRFTPLLAPRSLPTPDIPRGPDYKYSDKYYYQRSVYNSIQPPVVAPVAEGPPILRDPTKKAPTGGVRADAITFNSAPTPGPTWWWDGHCYYECVPDPSSHPSPQAVADPYCPQPEQISTK from the exons ATGGCGAAAAAAATCGAGTTTAGAGATGTATCTAAGGGATTACAAAAATTAAGAGATTTTTTATTGGGTAGAAAACACGTCCTCCACGGCAGATTTACCCCACTACTAGCTCCCAGATCGCTCCCTACTCCAGACATACCAAGGGGTCCTGATTACAAATATTCTGATAAGTATTATTATCAGAGAAGCGTATATAATTCTATCCAACCTCCTGTAGTAGCACCGGTGGCGGAAGGACCACCAATTCTAAGAGATCCAACGAAGAAAGCCCCGACTGGTGGTGTTCGTGCAGACGCC ATTACATTCAACAGCGCTCCTACTCCAGGGCCCACGTGGTGGTGGGATGGCCATTGCTACTATGAATGCGTACCAGATCCTTCTAGTCACCCTTCTCCTCAAGCAGTTGCTGATCCTTATTGCCCTCAACCAGAACAAATCTCAACGAAGTAA